From Rutidosis leptorrhynchoides isolate AG116_Rl617_1_P2 chromosome 3, CSIRO_AGI_Rlap_v1, whole genome shotgun sequence, a single genomic window includes:
- the LOC139896837 gene encoding phosphoglucomutase, cytoplasmic: MANFTVNRVETSPIEGQKPGTSGLRKKVKVFTQPHYLHNFVQATFNALSAETVKGSTLVVSGDGRYYSKDAIQIIIKMAAANGVRRVWVGQNGLLSTPAVSAVVRERVGADGSKANGAFILTASHNPGGPNEDFGIKYNMGNGGPAPEGVTDKIFENTKTIKEYFIAEGLPDVDISAIGISSFSGPDGQFDVDVFDSASDYVKLMKSIFDFPSIQKLIAYPQFSFCYDALHGVAGAYASRIFVEELGAKESSLLNCVPKEDFGGGHPDPNLTYAKELVTRMGLGNNPDSNPPEFGAAADGDADRNMVLGKRFFVTPSDSVAIIAANAVQAIPYFSSGLKGVARSMPTSAALDVVAKSLNLKFFEVPTGWKFFGNLMDAGLCSVCGEESFGTGSDHIREKDGIWAVLAWLSILAYKNKDNLNGGNLVTVEDIVKQHWATFGRHYYTRYDYENVDSGAAKDLMAHLVKLQSNLAEVNKTIKEIRSDVANVSSADEFEYKDPVDGSISKNQGIRYLFEDGSRLVFRLSGTGSEGATIRLYIEQYEQDSSKTGRESSDALAPLVEVALKLSKMQEFTGRSAPTVIT; encoded by the exons ATGGCCAATTTTACGGTTAATCGTGTCGAAACATCGCCAATCGAAGGCCAAAAGCCTGGTACTTCTGGACTACGGAAGAAG GTGAAAGTGTTCACTCAACCCCATTACTTGCATAATTTTGTTCAAGCGACATTCAATGCCCTATCGGCAGAGACGGTTAAAG GTTCTACACTTGTTGTGTCAGGTGATGGGCGGTATTACTCGAAGGATGCAATCCAG ATAATAATTAAAATGGCAGCTGCAAATGGTGTAAGACGTGTTTGGGTCGGCCAAAATGGACTTCTGTCAACACCTGCTGTATCAGCAGTCGTACGTGAAAGAGTTGGTGCTGAT ggTTCCAAAGCAAATGGGGCATTTATCTTGACAGCCAGTCACAATCCAGGTGGTCCCAACGAG GACTTTGGAATAAAATACAATATGGGCAATGGTGGGCCAGCACCTGAAGGAGTTACTGATAAGATCTTTGAGAACACTAAAACGATAAAGGAGTATTTTATTGCAGAAGGCCTGCCTGAT GTGGATATCTCTGCAATTGGCATTTCAAGCTTTTCAGGTCCTGATGGTCAATTCGACGTTGATGTTTTTGACTCAGCAAGTGATTATGTGAAACTGATGAA GTCAATATTTGACTTCCCATCAATCCAAAAGTTGATTGCATATCCACAATTTAGTTTCTG TTATGATGCGCTGCATGGAGTTGCCGGAGCTTATGCTTCACGTATATTTGTTGAAGAGCTTGGTGCAAAAGAGAGTTCATTGTTGAACTGTGTGCCCAAG GAAGACTTTGGTGGTGGTCATCCTGACCCAAATTTAACCTACGCAAAAGAATTGGTAACACGAATGGGATTGGGTAACAACCCGGATAGTAATCCCCCTGAATTTGGTGCTGCTGCAGATGGTGATGCTGATAGGAACATGGTCCTTGGTAAAAG GTTTTTTGTTACCCCTTCAGATTCTGTCGCCATTATTGCTGCAAATGCAGTCCAAGCCATACCCTACTTCTCATCTGGTTTAAAGGGTGTTGCCAG GAGTATGCCAACATCTGCTGCTCTTGACGTTGTAGCTAAAAGTTTGAACCTGAAGTTTTTTGAG GTACCAACCGGTTGGAAATTCTTTGGTAACTTGATGGATGCTGGATTATGTTCAGTTTGTGGCGAAGAGAGTTTCGGAACTG GGTCGGACCATATTCGTGAAAAGGATGGAATCTGGGCTGTGTTAGCTTGGTTGTCAATTCTTGCTTATAAAAACAAGGACAACCTCAATGGTGGAAACCTTGTGACCGTTGAAGACATTGTGAAACAGCACTGGGCTACGTTTGGACGTCACTATTATACCCGTTATGATTACGAG AATGTCGATTCAGGTGCTGCAAAGGATCTTATGGCTCACTTGGTGAAGCTGCAGTCTAATCTTGCTGAAGTTAACAA AACCATAAAGGAGATACGATCTGACGTGGCAAATGTTTCTAGTGCTGATGAATTTGAATACAAAGATCCTGTTGATGGTTCAATCTCCAAGAATCAAGGAATTCGATATTTATTTGAAGACGGGTCACGTTTG GTTTTCCGTTTATCTGGGACCGGGTCAGAAGGTGCCACTATTCGTCTTTACATCGAGCAATACGAACAAGATTCATCCAAGACTGGAAGAGAATCTTCCGATGCACTTGCTCCTCTG GTGGAGGTTGCTCTGAAGTTGTCGAAGATGCAAGAATTCACAGGCCGTTCTGCCCCTACTGTCATCACATAA
- the LOC139896836 gene encoding 21 kDa protein-like — protein sequence MKMVRLFFLLVLSTTLLTVTTAGNNTFPPTTTSNDTDFIRTSCQTTLYPQICFTSLSGYSSAVQQNPGRLARVAIGVTLSKANHMAKYLSNISRDADYASSPRVAAALHDCHSVLGDAVDEIRDSLRQMRRLSGSGESLRFQLSNVQTWMSAALTNEDTCTDGFEDIPDDSGVKADVGGRTVKVKEVTSNALALVNSYANTVQTP from the exons ATGAAAATGGTACGTCTATTTTTCTTATTAGTTCTGTCAACTACTTTACTGACAGTAACTACCGCCGGAAACAACACtttcccaccaacaacaacatctaacGACACAGATTTCATCCGTACAAGTTGCCAAACCACCTTATACCCACAAATCTGTTTCACATCCCTTTCGGGTTACTCGTCTGCCGTTCAACAAAACCCTGGTCGCCTGGCTCGAGTTGCGATTGGTGTCACCTTATCAAAAGCTAACCACATGGCTAAATACCTCTCCAACATTTCGCGTGACGCTGATTATG CCAGTAGTCCAAGAGTAGCAGCCGCATTACACGATTGCCACTCGGTGTTAGGAGATGCGGTTGACGAAATCCGTGATTCACTCCGGCAAATGCGACGGTTAAGTGGGTCCGGGGAGTCTTTAAGGTTCCAGCTCAGCAACGTGCAAACGTGGATGAGTGCGGCATTGACAAATGAGGACACCTGTACGGACGGGTTTGAGGATATTCCTGATGACAGCGGAGTAAAGGCCGATGTTGGTGGCCGGACGGTGAAGGTTAAGGAAGTAACGAGTAATGCTTTGGCGTTGGTTAACAGTTATGCTAATACAGTACAAACGCCTTGA